The Dasypus novemcinctus isolate mDasNov1 chromosome 20, mDasNov1.1.hap2, whole genome shotgun sequence genome segment ACAAACAGGAGCACCAAACTGCCATGAGAACCAATATTTTGCAGTCATGCTTGGCTAGGACATTATTTGAGAAAACAGATTTCAAAGCATTTTTGAAAAGCACACGTGGAATGTAAAGTGGAAATGATGACGCCTCTGGTGACCAGTTCTGGGCACGTGTGCATCACCTGCATGAATCTGTATTTGCAGTTTCTCAACCGGTACCTGAAACCTGTGGTCCAGATAATGCTTCAGGACGTCCATCACATTCACAAAAGGTGACACGCCTCATGTCTTTGAGCTTGGAAGTACTTTGCAGAAGATGACCTGTGTTCTGACATCTACCTGAAGTTCTATGACTGTCAAGGTAGAGATGATCTCTATTTTTATATTGCCAAGCACAGCTCCAAGAGCTTCATGCTCCAGTGGCAGCATGGGCTTCTCTCTTACTGCCAGTACCTCCTGCCCCTCAACCACCTGGCTGACCAAAGCTGCAATGACATCTCCCAGTATCCTGTGTTTCCACGGATAATAACCAATTATCAATGAATGCAAGTAGTAAGCTTCATGAAAGAGAAGAACCTGATTTCAGCAATTTTAAACTGGATAACTAGGAAACATTGATattattgttaaaaaaatatatggtaatCTATAAGAGGCTTTGTGCATGTTTGCATGCAGTAGAGGATGATAATTTCTGTATTGAACATGCTGgcattaaaataatattctcaAATTAGATAACTAAGGTCATAGATACAGATATGCAAATGATCTAATTAAATGGACAGGTGGAAATGAGACTGCATAAGATCACATGGAAAGTGGTGACATGGAGAAATGTAGAGTAAATAGAAATCAAATTTGCAGGAGGGCAAAAGTGAAATGATAATCTTAATGAGGCATAGGAGGATAAGAAGAGAGGCAATTAAGGTAAAGAAAGTAAGAGAATATCTACAGATGGTTTTATACAGTTATACccatataaataaaaacagatatacaagtaaaatatagaaataaaaattatatagatgatatagatgtagatatagatataggtTTGCTGATGGCTACCAATATGGACATAGGTAACGTGACCACAGATACTATATTTACTTAAGATAGGTTCATTTATACTACTTATATCACTGTTATTAACAGTTCTGTTTTGCTCTCAGAAATACTATATTTGGATGATTTTAATTTTCCCAGTGGATACATGTAGATGTAATAAATGCATGGAAATAGCAATAAGTatatgtgtctgtctgtgtgcATGGGTAcctttatatgtgtgtgttttatataGATAGACATCTATAGACGTCCTTTCTATAAATTCTTCCAATTCTTCTTATGAATTCACTCTAAGTTGAGTGCTAAATAAGTTCTTTGCTACTATTATGTTTCCcgtaatataaaattttttgagtGCTCCTTTAACCTCTGTATTTCTCAAACTGTAGATTATGGGGTTTATCATTGGGGTGATAATCGCGTACAGCATTGAGATGAGTCTGTCTCTGGCTGGGGAGTGTTGACTGGAGGAGGGATGCATATAAGTAAATAGAATTGTGCCGTAAAACAGGGAGACCACAATGAGGTGAGAAGCGCATGTGGAGAAGGCTTTGCGCTTCCCTTCGAGTGACTGGATCTTCAGGATGGTGGATATGATGTAGATGTAAGAGATAAGGGTGATCTGAAAGGCACTGATCGCCAAGATCCCTCCTACCACTAAAACAAGCATCTTTGCCACATACGTGGAGGAGCAGGAGAGCGCCACCACTGGCGGGATGTCACAGTAATACTGGTTAACCTGATGGGACTTACAGAAAGACAGGCGGAAGGTGAACACTGTATGCAGAAGGGAGTGAAGAAATCCTACTGCCCAGGTTCCAGCCGTCAGCTGCGCACAGCGTGCCTTGGTCATGATGAGGGTGTAACTAAGCGGGAAACATATGGCCACGTACCGGTCATAAGCCATGAGGGAAAGTAAGAAGACCTCGGTCCCCGCCAGGGCTATGAGGAAATAAACCTGCAAAGCACACCCAACAAAGGAAATGCTTTGTTTCTCAGTCAGGAAATTCTCAAGCATCTTGGGGATAATAGCTGATGGGCAGAGTATGTCCAAGAGGGACAGATTTGCCAAGAAGTAATACATGGGTGTGTGCAGCTTTTTCTCAGTTCCAATGGCTAGGAGAATGGTGCAGTTTCCCAACAAGGTGACCTGATAGATGACAGCCAAAAATAGAAAGAGAGGATAGCGCACCTCCTTGAGATCAGAGAGCCCTAAGAGAAAAAACTCCTCCACGGTGGTGAGATTGTAGATGTCCATTTTCTCTCTGCACACAGGTCTTTTTGGAGTAAAGGAAACAAACATACAAAGGTTAGGGCAAAAATTCTAGAAGCTTAGTGTAGATCAACACATGGAAAATGCTTTGGCCCTGGTCGAAGATGAAATGGGTTAGCTCTATGTTCATTAAAGACCTCAAATTATTAGAAATCCTGATAAAAACGTTTCATTATTTATGATACTTATAGAATACTCACCTCGGGTCTTTAACAAGAAGGTGAAACTCTTGTTGATCTTTCAGGAGCCTTTATATTTTCACGTTTCAGTGAAAGTTGATGGTCCATCCTCCACATCTGCTGCCACACTTAGTATTATCTCATTGAGTGTAGTTTTATGCACCGTCTAAACATTAAGTTCCATTAAGAGAGAAAATGTACATTATTCTTGAATGTAAATTATAGTGATGGTAGGAAATAGCAGGCACATAGTGAAAGATTGAAATGTAATTTCTCAGTGAAATACGAATGAATTATGTGTTACCTGGTTTGACAAAGTGTTTTcattggaaaggaataaatataTCAATAACTCTATAATTGCATATTCATAATCatctaaaaatgaagaataacaTTATATTCTCAAGACATAAACTTAATATATATTATGAAATTTAGCTGGGAGTGTCTGCATATGAACCCAACGAAAGAGTCCTATTTTCACATATATTCAAATTCCTTTCCCATTAAAATTTCAGTATTGGAgtgtatttcatttaaaatttgtatattctagggcatattgttttcatttatacTGGTCATCCATTATGATTACATTTCAGCATACCAGAGAGCTCAGTCATCACAAAGTTTATcattatttacaataataattaATTTCAATGAATGTAGGCAAATTGATAATTAGGTaaaaattttcagatattttaaaaacaatgtattttcttttttaaaaaatcacatatgCAGGTGAGAAATACAAATAGAAAacacatttagaaaataaaatgcccAAATCCTCTATGACTCCCCTACGTCAATTCTCATCCCTCATTTCTTTACCTGGTAGTAATTTTCAATGATTTTGGATCAGATAGAATGTGTAGTATAAATAATGCAAAGTATAAATAATGACTTCTTCAAACAAATGGAATTATTATTTTCTGCCACATCTTTATTTTTCCccagaaagatttaaataaaaattgctgAAATTAACTGGAAAATGTAATTATATTATTCTTTCCTTAAAatcactattattatttctatttttttcctttctttaaacaGCAGCAAGCATCTCTGTGTCCTTCTTGAGATAAAACTCTTCCAGTGATGCTCAGCAAATAATTAAACTTTTGAAAAAATGTTATGATACTAAGCACATAATGCTTAGATAACAGTATTCAATGAACAGAAGTTTGTTAAAATGAGTGGATAAAGAAAACACTAGAACAAAGAATATGTGCAGTGTTTACTATCATGTTTTCAAATGTTCAAGATtctacaaaatattaaatatcatataataatacattaaaaataatagtgtatGAGAAATTAAAGGAAGTTTGTGGTTAAAGacattaatattttgaaaaagtaaatattacattttaaattagtcattttactttttaaccaCACTTTAAAAATTGGCTTACTTTTTTCTAAACAAGGATTAtgagaaaaaagtttaaaacttttctattaaaaacatatatgtgGAATCTACTGAGGCTACATGTCCAACATGTATTATAAAGAAATGACAATAGATTTCCTTAAAATTTGCCCTTAAAGCTTATGTTACCCAAACTAAATTTTTGGCATTAGcatataaaatatagaatttgTTCATGTGGGAAGGAATATATGTGAATAAACACCTCATGTTTATGTAAATATGATTAAATTCCAGACTTTGtccttatatttagaaaatacaagattttgttttgttttgttttgtttttttaggtactggaggccagtgattgaacccgggacctcatatgtgggaaggtggcactcaaccactaagccacatcagctttcctgagtagttttttgttgttgttttgcttgttatttgcttgttttcaggaggcaccagaaactgatcccaggacctcccatttgggaagtgGGAGCTcactgcttgagccatctctgttcccagatatttttaaaacagtatatttctgcagaaatatttttataacctTCTTTATTAAGAGAATGGATCAATAGCTAATATGCTCTAGAATTTGAAAAATCATCATGCAGGGTAATCTCCACCTGCTCTGTGTGGTTACCTGATGTGAATATTAGCAAGTGAATTCATATTACGTATGTTGAAGTCAGTTCTTTTCATAATCACAAACAGCCAACCATTTAAGAGGATACAGAGCTAGGGGCCTGTGGCTAGGATTAGCTTTACATTAGAAATTAACCAGGAATtaacttttgtagttttctttgatttacatatttacaaATGATAGAAGACCACCTTTCCATATATGAAGATTGTCTCTGTAGTAAATAGTTATTTTAGGCttcctttaaaaagagaaaaataaaatgagttcaTTATGCAAAATTACTGTTAGATGCTAAATCTTAAGGTAATTCAGTGAATATATAATGTATTAATATCAAGGAAGTatgattaaaatttattattaaattggTTATTAAATTGCAAGAAATATTGCTAAAGAAGAGTTCTTTCACCTTTCTTTTTAACATAATGACTGACAGCTTATATAGTAGAGGAATCATAAAATTCCTTCCGGGTATAATCTCTTCCCCTGCTTTGTGACATCTTTCTTGACTAATAGAGCTCATAGACCTGATTATCCAGGAATTATAAAACTTGGTACTAGGTTCACAAACATGCAAGAAATTTACATgcaaaacagcagaaatttacATACAAGCGCAGAGGAAATCTGTGTGTGCATATGCAcaattttttaattcaaagatTTCTATGCATTTATTTAGCTAACcaaactaatatttaaaaatatacactttGCCTCCTGTAATTAATATTTGGTTGCAACAAATTCCTCAGATGTGTATATTTTCACACCATATTAACATCTTTGCAATCATCTAATTGTTTCTTTTACCTTAGAAAATCCAGAATTTAGCAAAGTATTTTCTTGCTCTTTCAGTTTCAGAGATTTCATTGTCAACATGAGGTTTCAACATGATGAAATAAAATGATCCAGCCAACAACAACATTAGAGAGTTCATATTGGAATTTGTACTGTAATTTATATAATTTCCACTTTCCCCGTTGGAAAAGCAACTGTTAGAATTCTTGAGGGAATATGCTTCTCttcttaggaaaaaaacattACAAGCCCAGTAATGGGCTTGCACTTTTTTAACTGGTCAACTTAGtatgttgaaaaataaatataaattgtaCCAGAGTGTcagttttcttttcatcttctagAGTATGATCCAAGAAAAGTTTTTCCAGAAATTATTTGACCAGACAAAAGTAAACAATGAATTGATTATATTAGTACATTTTTTCTgtaaccagaaaaaaattaagtaaaatatgaTTATACAATCAAATTGCTATAAATtttcaatttaaatataaattttaattttaattgtaaaacaatttttaatgtattattacaCCCTTTTATATTGTTGACACTGCTTACCATGCACATGAAAAATAGTGTTGCTATGCTATTTTAGGTCCAGATGAGtggaattttattttaacatgtaaTTCTTAACTAAATTTTCCAACAGTGCATTGATTACCAAAAATCTTATAAGACATATAAATTAATTGGTTTTGATTAAAATCACACACAATTAAATATATGGTTGACGAACTCAGAATTTCATCCTAATTCTTCTAGTTCCAGTAAAACATCGATAAAATAGCTCAACATATACTTCCATACATCaccattctatttttaaaatttttatttcctgtaaTAAAAATCCTGGTTCCCAAAGATTTCACTACATTTAACCACTTTTCATAATTTATACTAAAAGTTCCTTAATTTTGTAATTACTACACTGGTGCTACTATCCCTAAGAAAAAGTTCCAAATTACTTTGCAGCACATTTTGTATTTAGTATATATGTCACTGGATTTAAATCCTTAGCATACCATGTTCATAAGGTATTGAAActcattatcttttttattttctttatgaccACAGTAGGACTTTGATACACAGTTATGTCACTTTTCCTCTTTGTATTCTAttaatacaatagaatattaattctattaatattaatatttagcacttgttttttatttctttaaatataatttatttttaaataaagagatatGAAACTtaatgataaatacaaaaaaatttatactAAAAATTTTCACTGCCATTCTTACCACTCCTATTCATACCTAAGCAACCTGATACCTTTTGGGTTTTGAAGTATTGTGTCAGTGAATCTTATTACATGTATTATTAAAAGTGTATGTATGAGCgtctgtgtatgtgtatgtatgtgtgtatatgaatatattatatttattttcctttctttcttacatGAAAGGAGGCCTGCTGTACATATTATTTGCTACttgccttttatttaaaaatatagtgaTTAAATCACTCATATTAGTTTATAAAGAAACAAATTCTTCAGTCTTTATTACGACAATACTCTCTTGGTTAGATAAATTAATTGTTCATGTACGAAGAGTTAACATAATGTTAAGTATATTAATTACTTATCATATTTCAtaatatgtagacaggtatatgaTATGGTATAATATGTAGTattgtatatatgtgtacatgCAATAATTGGAATATAGCTAGATTAAGGTTGACATTCTTCCTTGACCAAGAGAATGATGTTATGATTTTGTTGGAGAACATCCTGATTTCATCAGATATGTTCTAATGTGTTTAAGAAGGAAGTGAGAGGATTTCTGCAACATAATTTCAAATGTTTAACTGGTACTTTGAGagtaatgtttatattttaagaacattataaattatatatgtatatgtatgcttAGAGGTATATAATGAttacatttgagaaaataatttgcactgggaagcggatgtggctcaagtgatagagcttctgcctatcatatgggaggacctgggtttgatccctgggatctcctggtgaaaaggaggaagaaaagcaagcctgtatggcaagccagtgcctgtgcaagtgcccaagTGTTAAGCCAGGGCT includes the following:
- the LOC101435621 gene encoding olfactory receptor 5V1-like produces the protein MDIYNLTTVEEFFLLGLSDLKEVRYPLFLFLAVIYQVTLLGNCTILLAIGTEKKLHTPMYYFLANLSLLDILCPSAIIPKMLENFLTEKQSISFVGCALQVYFLIALAGTEVFLLSLMAYDRYVAICFPLSYTLIMTKARCAQLTAGTWAVGFLHSLLHTVFTFRLSFCKSHQVNQYYCDIPPVVALSCSSTYVAKMLVLVVGGILAISAFQITLISYIYIISTILKIQSLEGKRKAFSTCASHLIVVSLFYGTILFTYMHPSSSQHSPARDRLISMLYAIITPMINPIIYSLRNTEVKGALKKFYITGNIIVAKNLFSTQLRVNS